A stretch of the Candidatus Paceibacterota bacterium genome encodes the following:
- the rnc gene encoding ribonuclease III → MIWKLKIGNWKLKNIMVRSYSELEEKLEVKFNNIDLLKEALTHRSFLNEKRELGEHHNERLEFLGDAVLELAVTRFLFYKFSEKPEGELTSLRAALVNSKMLFEVASDMGVEKFLRLSKGEEKESGKGRNFILANTFEALIGAIYLDQGYEKAEEFVKKNICLRVDEVIEKKLWRDAKSLFQEEAQERESITPNYEVLEASGPDHKKLFVIGVYIGSELVAKGEGFSKHEAEMNAAEKALKEKGWAD, encoded by the coding sequence ATGATTTGGAAATTAAAAATTGGAAATTGGAAATTAAAAAATATCATGGTTCGTTCATACTCTGAATTGGAGGAAAAACTTGAAGTTAAATTCAACAACATTGATTTGCTCAAAGAGGCCTTAACCCACAGGTCTTTTTTGAACGAAAAAAGGGAGCTCGGCGAGCATCACAACGAGCGTCTTGAATTTTTGGGAGACGCTGTTTTGGAGCTTGCCGTAACCAGGTTTCTTTTTTATAAATTTTCGGAAAAGCCGGAAGGCGAACTTACATCATTGCGCGCGGCTTTGGTGAATTCAAAAATGCTTTTTGAAGTCGCTTCCGACATGGGCGTTGAAAAATTTTTAAGGCTTTCGAAGGGAGAAGAAAAAGAATCCGGCAAAGGCAGAAATTTTATTTTGGCGAACACTTTTGAGGCGCTTATCGGCGCGATTTATCTTGACCAGGGGTATGAAAAAGCCGAAGAATTTGTGAAGAAAAACATATGCCTGCGCGTTGACGAGGTTATTGAGAAAAAATTGTGGCGAGACGCCAAAAGCTTGTTTCAGGAAGAAGCGCAAGAGCGCGAGAGTATCACTCCGAATTACGAGGTTCTTGAGGCGAGCGGTCCCGACCACAAAAAACTTTTTGTAATAGGCGTTTATATCGGAAGTGAACTTGTCGCCAAGGGAGAAGGATTTTCAAAGCATGAAGCGGAGATGAACGCCGCCGAAAAAGCGCTTAAGGAAAAAGGATGGGCGGATTGA
- the rpsP gene encoding 30S ribosomal protein S16: MLIIRFTRIGRKHDPYFRLVVVDSRKALRSGDYLENLGSYNPRGEDQKFDGERVKYWISKGAQVSDSAFNALVDAKILSGKKRKITSAERKKPSEEGKAVEENGNGGEDKIVQNSGIPENEITEDAPAEEQEKAGTE, encoded by the coding sequence ATGCTGATAATAAGATTTACAAGGATAGGGAGAAAACACGATCCGTATTTCCGGCTCGTTGTTGTTGATTCCAGAAAAGCGCTAAGAAGCGGCGATTATTTGGAAAATCTTGGTTCGTATAATCCGCGCGGCGAGGATCAGAAATTTGACGGTGAGCGGGTTAAATATTGGATTTCAAAAGGAGCGCAGGTTTCCGACAGCGCTTTTAACGCTTTGGTTGACGCAAAAATACTTTCAGGCAAAAAGAGAAAGATTACTTCGGCAGAGAGGAAGAAACCAAGTGAAGAAGGAAAAGCCGTCGAAGAAAACGGAAATGGCGGCGAAGATAAAATTGTCCAAAATTCGGGAATTCCGGAAAACGAGATAACAGAAGATGCTCCAGCCGAGGAACAAGAAAAAGCAGGAACCGAATAG
- a CDS encoding KH domain-containing protein → MAEKHMDQEFLEYVVKSLVDNPDAVKVDRKVDEMGVLLTLKIDQADMGKIIGRNGNTAKSIRNLLRVVGIKNQARVNLKIEEPAGGRRMPSPSEDRSVDDVVDDLKL, encoded by the coding sequence ATGGCGGAAAAGCATATGGATCAGGAATTTCTTGAATACGTTGTGAAGTCTTTGGTTGATAACCCGGATGCCGTAAAAGTCGACCGCAAGGTTGATGAAATGGGCGTTCTTCTCACTTTGAAGATTGACCAGGCGGATATGGGAAAGATCATTGGCAGGAACGGCAACACGGCTAAATCCATCAGAAATCTTTTGCGTGTAGTCGGCATTAAAAACCAGGCTCGCGTGAATTTGAAGATTGAAGAGCCGGCTGGCGGACGCCGAATGCCTTCTCCATCCGAAGACAGAAGCGTAGATGATGTCGTTGACGACCTCAAGCTTTAA
- the trmD gene encoding tRNA (guanosine(37)-N1)-methyltransferase TrmD translates to MFFRIFTLFPEVFEKYLGVSVLKRALDKKIIRVKTYNIRDFANDKHKTTDDSPYGGGAGMVMKAEPILKAVFKELKNKPSARKIKIAILSAKGKQFNQKIAYLWAKKYDEVFLICGRYEGIDERVKSALKAEEISIGPYVLTDGDVGAMALISSVARLVPGVIKMESLQEESHWNVLLKKEKNIKTGLALEYPHYTRPEVFEFNAKKYPVPKILLSGDHKKIKKWRETRSKIK, encoded by the coding sequence ATGTTTTTTAGAATATTTACCCTTTTCCCGGAAGTTTTTGAAAAGTACCTTGGCGTATCGGTTCTTAAACGCGCTTTGGATAAAAAAATCATACGCGTAAAAACTTACAATATCCGCGATTTCGCAAACGATAAACACAAAACAACCGATGATTCGCCATATGGCGGCGGCGCGGGAATGGTAATGAAAGCCGAACCCATACTTAAAGCCGTTTTTAAAGAATTAAAAAATAAGCCCAGTGCCCGTAAAATCAAAATTGCCATTCTTTCCGCCAAAGGAAAACAATTTAATCAAAAAATCGCTTATTTGTGGGCGAAAAAATACGACGAAGTTTTTTTAATTTGCGGAAGATACGAGGGAATCGACGAGCGCGTAAAATCGGCGCTTAAGGCCGAAGAAATTTCTATCGGGCCTTATGTGCTTACCGACGGCGATGTCGGAGCCATGGCTTTGATTTCTTCTGTGGCCAGGCTCGTGCCCGGAGTTATAAAAATGGAATCTCTCCAGGAAGAATCGCACTGGAACGTTTTGCTAAAAAAAGAAAAAAATATCAAAACGGGTTTAGCGCTGGAATATCCTCATTATACCCGTCCCGAAGTTTTTGAATTTAACGCCAAAAAATATCCCGTGCCGAAAATTCTTCTGTCGGGCGACCATAAAAAAATAAAAAAGTGGCGCGAAACGCGTTCTAAAATAAAATAA
- a CDS encoding EamA family transporter codes for MSWLILAAISYFLAAVVLVFDKFLLSHKSKDPLVYSFYVSSLSLLVFLLWPFDFSLIPSKTALVAFIAGASFFPAIYFLNKAVKEGEADRAAAISGGVSPVLVLILSFFFLEEKLPESWLWALCLLIFGGIILSLGSVRSLGVKAHKAPPFFSFVSAVFFALTFFSTKYVFLSTSFINGFAWTRIGLIVPVIAILLSGRLRAGIRQNPLSVSKRLFLFFAANKTLSGVAFLLLNYAISLGSVSVINAMQGIQFMFIFFITAAISFFRPGLVGEKPTLGVIIKKISGIVSLTIALVLLFLYS; via the coding sequence ATGTCTTGGCTTATCCTGGCCGCAATAAGTTATTTTTTGGCCGCGGTTGTCCTGGTCTTTGACAAATTTTTATTGTCGCACAAATCCAAAGATCCTTTGGTGTATTCTTTCTATGTTTCCTCTTTGAGTCTTTTGGTTTTTCTGCTTTGGCCTTTTGATTTTTCTTTAATTCCGTCTAAAACCGCGCTGGTCGCTTTTATTGCCGGCGCATCATTTTTTCCGGCAATATATTTTTTGAACAAGGCCGTGAAGGAGGGAGAAGCCGACAGGGCGGCGGCTATTTCGGGCGGAGTGTCTCCTGTTTTGGTTTTAATCCTTTCTTTTTTCTTTCTTGAAGAAAAACTTCCGGAGTCTTGGCTTTGGGCTCTTTGCCTGCTTATTTTCGGAGGAATTATATTAAGTTTGGGTTCCGTGCGGTCTTTGGGCGTAAAAGCCCATAAAGCTCCGCCTTTCTTTTCTTTTGTATCCGCCGTATTTTTCGCTCTCACTTTTTTTTCAACAAAATACGTTTTTCTTTCAACGAGTTTTATAAACGGATTCGCGTGGACCAGGATAGGCCTGATTGTTCCGGTCATTGCGATTTTGCTTTCCGGCAGATTGCGCGCGGGAATAAGGCAAAACCCGCTGAGCGTTTCAAAAAGGCTTTTTCTTTTTTTTGCCGCCAATAAGACTTTAAGCGGGGTGGCTTTCCTTCTTTTAAATTACGCCATTTCCCTTGGCTCTGTTTCCGTTATTAATGCCATGCAGGGGATCCAGTTTATGTTTATATTTTTTATAACAGCCGCAATTTCTTTTTTTAGGCCGGGACTTGTGGGAGAGAAACCGACTCTTGGCGTAATCATTAAAAAAATATCGGGTATCGTTTCGCTGACGATCGCTCTTGTTTTGCTTTTTCTCTATTCGTAA
- a CDS encoding beta-galactosidase — MKKFLFLILIFSAGCFCFGRFLLEKAPSGEVKDFGITFSKKQADELGLNWREVYLATLEELGFKKIRVPVYWQDVESEQNRFDFSVYDEMIALAQKNNAEIILAIGVKLPRWPECHEPEWAKNENPEAKRKEILEYMEETINRYDKNPAIVAWQIENEPFLGFGKCEDLDVKLLDEEIVLTRSLSKKPVLITDSGEMSGWFSAYKRADIFGTTMYRTVYNKIFGQITYPLPPVFFRLKLGLARFFYLEKPAVVIELQAEPWDEKHINEITVEQQYKSMSPEKFQEVLEYIKGTGFDTFYLWGVEWWYQLKQNGHPEMWDMVKALDK, encoded by the coding sequence ATGAAAAAGTTTTTGTTTTTGATTTTAATTTTTTCGGCTGGCTGTTTTTGTTTCGGCCGGTTTCTTTTGGAAAAAGCGCCCTCTGGGGAAGTTAAAGATTTTGGCATAACTTTTTCCAAAAAACAGGCCGATGAACTTGGCTTGAATTGGCGCGAAGTTTATCTCGCCACGCTTGAAGAGTTGGGGTTTAAAAAAATAAGAGTTCCGGTTTATTGGCAAGACGTGGAATCGGAACAAAACAGATTCGATTTTTCCGTTTATGACGAAATGATTGCTCTTGCGCAAAAAAATAACGCGGAAATAATTTTAGCGATTGGCGTAAAGCTTCCGCGCTGGCCTGAATGCCACGAGCCCGAATGGGCGAAAAACGAAAATCCGGAAGCGAAAAGAAAAGAAATTTTGGAATATATGGAAGAAACAATTAATCGTTATGACAAAAATCCGGCGATTGTCGCTTGGCAAATTGAAAATGAGCCGTTTCTGGGTTTTGGAAAATGCGAAGATTTGGATGTTAAACTTTTAGACGAAGAAATTGTTTTGACAAGGTCTCTTTCTAAAAAGCCGGTTTTGATAACGGACAGCGGGGAAATGAGCGGTTGGTTTTCGGCTTACAAGCGCGCTGATATTTTCGGGACAACGATGTATCGCACTGTGTACAATAAAATTTTCGGACAAATTACTTATCCTCTGCCTCCGGTGTTTTTCCGCCTGAAACTCGGGCTCGCGAGATTTTTTTATCTGGAAAAACCAGCCGTGGTGATAGAGCTTCAAGCCGAGCCTTGGGACGAAAAACATATAAATGAAATTACTGTTGAACAGCAATATAAATCAATGAGCCCGGAAAAATTTCAGGAAGTTTTAGAATATATAAAAGGAACGGGTTTTGATACTTTCTATCTGTGGGGCGTTGAGTGGTGGTATCAGTTAAAACAGAATGGGCATCCGGAAATGTGGGATATGGTGAAAGCACTTGACAAATAG
- a CDS encoding response regulator, with amino-acid sequence MLVVDDDEAVRKTVVEILKSFGFSESIEAADGLEAWDNFFCCGDSGIRLIVSDREMPNWDGLDLLRAVRGRTQEHKISFVLMSGESLSKEEILEADRLGSFFIGKPFASIAHFQEAIEYAEAMQK; translated from the coding sequence GTGTTAGTGGTGGATGATGATGAGGCAGTGAGGAAGACTGTTGTCGAAATACTTAAGAGCTTCGGTTTTTCGGAATCGATCGAAGCCGCTGACGGCCTTGAGGCATGGGACAATTTTTTCTGCTGTGGAGATTCCGGAATCAGGCTTATTGTCTCCGATAGGGAAATGCCCAATTGGGATGGACTTGACCTTTTGAGGGCGGTCAGGGGGAGGACGCAGGAACACAAGATCTCTTTCGTTTTGATGTCTGGAGAATCGTTGTCTAAAGAAGAAATCCTTGAAGCAGATCGGCTCGGTTCTTTCTTCATTGGCAAACCTTTTGCTAGCATTGCTCATTTTCAGGAGGCCATTGAGTACGCTGAAGCAATGCAGAAGTGA
- a CDS encoding glycoside hydrolase family 1 protein has protein sequence MKLKFPEKFFWGAATSAHQVEGGCNNDWSKWEKENAARLAERAKTHWQKWQQERFPEMFKPENYISGKACDHYNRFCEDFDIALSLGQNAHRFSIEWSRIEPEEGKFDEKEIKHYQKIISALRERGIEPFITINHWTLPLWFEDVGGWEHDDAVFHFSEFVGYLARNLKDVKFWIVFNEPWIYISHSYIRGKWPPAKKSWISVFRVLRVLIRSHKISFDIIKSVSPQAKVGIAENNVYFEGWRLIQQAANYFVNNYFLKKIKNHLDFIGLNYYFHNKIKGFRFNKNDNEFITDMGWEIYPEGIYHVLKDLRDYDKPIYITENGLADSRDIERTKFIKDHLYWTHKAIEEGVDVRGYFYWSLLDNFEWDKGFWPRFGLVEIDYLPRGKAGQALERRVRKSALEYAEICKNNGFEYII, from the coding sequence ATGAAATTAAAATTTCCAGAAAAATTTTTTTGGGGAGCGGCGACTTCGGCTCATCAGGTTGAAGGCGGTTGTAATAACGATTGGTCAAAATGGGAAAAAGAAAACGCAGCGCGGCTTGCCGAAAGGGCAAAAACTCATTGGCAAAAATGGCAGCAGGAAAGATTTCCGGAAATGTTTAAGCCCGAAAATTATATTTCGGGAAAAGCGTGCGACCATTACAACAGGTTTTGTGAGGACTTTGACATCGCTCTGTCTCTTGGTCAAAACGCCCACCGCTTTTCAATTGAATGGAGCCGGATAGAACCCGAAGAAGGGAAGTTTGATGAAAAAGAAATAAAGCATTATCAAAAAATTATTTCCGCTTTGCGAGAAAGGGGAATTGAACCGTTTATAACAATAAATCACTGGACTTTGCCGCTGTGGTTTGAGGATGTCGGCGGCTGGGAGCATGATGACGCTGTTTTTCACTTTTCTGAATTTGTCGGATACCTTGCCAGAAATTTGAAAGATGTGAAATTTTGGATTGTTTTCAATGAACCGTGGATCTATATTTCCCATTCTTATATAAGGGGAAAATGGCCGCCGGCTAAAAAAAGCTGGATATCTGTTTTTAGAGTTCTGCGCGTGTTGATACGCTCGCATAAAATTTCTTTTGATATTATAAAAAGCGTAAGCCCGCAGGCTAAAGTCGGCATAGCTGAAAATAATGTTTATTTTGAGGGTTGGCGTTTGATCCAGCAGGCGGCCAATTATTTTGTTAATAATTATTTTCTGAAGAAAATAAAAAATCATCTGGATTTTATCGGATTGAATTATTATTTTCATAATAAAATTAAAGGTTTTAGGTTTAATAAAAATGATAACGAATTCATAACGGACATGGGATGGGAAATTTATCCGGAGGGAATTTATCATGTTTTGAAAGATCTTAGGGATTACGACAAGCCGATTTACATAACGGAAAACGGGTTGGCTGACAGTCGTGATATTGAACGAACGAAATTTATAAAAGATCATTTATATTGGACGCATAAAGCGATTGAAGAAGGTGTTGACGTAAGGGGGTATTTCTATTGGTCGCTATTGGACAATTTTGAATGGGACAAAGGTTTTTGGCCTAGGTTTGGGTTGGTTGAAATTGATTATTTGCCTCGTGGTAAGGCGGGTCAGGCGCTTGAAAGGCGTGTCCGAAAGAGCGCTTTGGAATACGCGGAGATTTGTAAAAATAATGGTTTTGAATATATTATCTAA